The following are encoded in a window of Periplaneta americana isolate PAMFEO1 chromosome 13, P.americana_PAMFEO1_priV1, whole genome shotgun sequence genomic DNA:
- the LOC138712450 gene encoding uncharacterized protein produces MPQTIPAPMSTPASKITASTAYARMNKDACQQGNSMIGEQLRGYQQPLLLFNVVPTAEDTDMNTSKMEQFPSASATPPSKLGPGVAKRKLFSSPHFSSSPRSNKLKMAALKAKVKRLEKKIAVSLK; encoded by the exons ATGCCTCAAACAATTCCTGCTCCTATGAGTACTCCAGCTTCAAAGATTACTGCTTCGACGGCATATGCCAGGATGAATAAAGATGCATGCCAACAAG GGAACAGTATGATTGGTGAACAGCTGAGGGGCTATCAGCAACCATTGCTCCTATTCAATGTGGTTCCCACAGCTGAAG atactgacatgaatacatccaagatggaacagtttccttcagcttcagctacacctccttccaaacttg gtcctggtgttgcaaaacgaaaacttttctcgagtcctcacttctcatcttcacccaggagcaacaaactaaaaatggcagctctgaaagcaaaggtgaagagactggagaaaaaaattgcagtgtctttaaagtag